A region of the Cyprinus carpio isolate SPL01 chromosome A14, ASM1834038v1, whole genome shotgun sequence genome:
gtgtttaatgtccatATTTAGTAGTCTGATAGCTAATTTGGTGGAGTCTTTGAGGATCTTAACAGCCTTAGATTTACATCTCCTGGTgtggaagttgtggcctaatggttagagagtcggacttgttaccaaaaggctgtgggttcgagtctGGGTACTGGCAGGAATCTTAGGagtggggagtgaatgtacagcgctctcttccactctcgataccacgactgaggtgagacccttgagcaagtcaccgaacccccaattgctccccgggtgctggagcaaaattggctgcccactgctccgggtgtgtgttcacgttgtgtgtgtgtgtgtttgttcactactcactgctgtgtgtgtgcacttgcagAGCaaaaattcagagtatgggacacatcactttcattttcactttaatagAGCTAATCTACTCTTATTATGTTTCCATAGGTGGGCCGGAAGTCCTCAGAGGCAGTCAAGAAGCAGAGTTCTGATTGGAGCTCTGGTTGGGATGCCGACGACAGCTGGTCAAATGAGAAAGACGTAGATGGTCAGGGTCAAAGTTCACCTGCTGATGAGGGCTGGGGTAACGACTGGGATGAGGATGGAAATCTGTCTGAGAGTTTCACTCCAACATCTCAAAATAAAGCCTTAACTGGAGCTCCAAAGAGTGCCAGATTAAGCTCTGCGCAGGAAGGGGTAGGATTGGCCAGTGATTATAACTGGGATGGAGCGGAAGGAAAATCAACAACATCTGATCTGCTGTCCAGTGTGTCACAACGAAGTACTACGGTAAGGCTCTGGTGGAGGTATTTCCTTTCATTATAAATTGCTAAAGATGGCGGAAATCCGTTCTGGATTACAGTTCCCTCCCAATGAAGGATGTTTATgtatgatgtgtgtttttttgtaaacagaAGTCTGATGGCTGGGACGCAGACAGTGCAGGGGACTGGGGAACAGAAGAAAACTGGGAGTCACTGGATGGAGATCAGGGTCAGAGACGCattttacatttagcatttaaaccagcatattaaaatgcagattcatttttgtttttgctgttagagaaaatagaaaatacatcCCAAATAACCATGCTTTAACTCCCTCAGGTTTAAGTAAAGTAGAATTAGCAAAGAAGAAACGAGAAGAGCGGCGGAAGGAGCTGGAGGCCAAACGGGCAGAGCGCAAGGCGGCAAAGGGTCCTCTCAAACTGGGCGCACGCAAACTGGACTGAGCACTGGAGGTACACCAGATCATTGACTCTTTGAAGATGAAGGGACTGCGAGATTGTAAAGAAACATTCCGTGATGGATTCTCACAGCTGTCTGTACGCTGGCCAACTTGGAAGAACTCAAATTCAGCCGTGTCTGCTGACTGAGGAACAGCTAACACATCTTAAACTATGCTATTCCTTTACTCTCCTCAGCACCATGATTTTTATATTACACAATATCATAGTTTACTGAGTGTGCATGAACTCACTGGTTTGATTATTAGGAGTCGAGGGACATTTGAACAATGTAATCCTAGATatctttgtatgtatgtatactgaTTATACATTAATTATGGACCACATGCCCTGAATGTGGTCTTTGAGGAAAATGGATGATGCAGAGAAACTTAAACATGTTAGCTGTAACTTAAACATGATCCTAGGTGGTACAATGCCATTACTAGTGCATGTATAAACACAGAcgaacattttcaaaacaaatcatTCACTTGACCAAAAAACATTGTAACTGATGAAAGGCgttttgttctttctttgtttgccATATGACAGGGTGAGGGTGGATGTGCTTGTTATTTCTGGTTTGTGCCTTCTTTTGCGTTCCTAGTTGGCGGTACTgctaatgttgtaaaataaattaatcaacagATGATTTTAGTTAATGAGACAGTCTGTGAAATCTGGTGCAATATTTTCAGAAGGGGTTATTAATGTACTGTACACCCAGATGTAAAATCCAACTacatatgtattataataaagaGGAACAGTCTTTGGAAATGTGCCGTACAGAATATTGATGCTAAATCGCTATGCTTCACAGAACTTAAATGGTAACAAAGGTCTCATTGAACTGCCAGAAACACAGTGTTGCCTCCCAAAAATACATAACAGAAGATGAGGTGCTTGATTGTTTGTTAGTGGTGCGATGGCACCCTGAAAGTGCAGATTTATGTTCTAGTcatcaaaaatatagaaatatcaaGGAATTTTAGTATTATAATTCGCAGGCCTAAACACTGGTAGTGCtcagctttaaaatatttaattggctgaattgtctataaaataatttctatataaaatctaaaaaaaaaaaatatttctaaaaaaatatttcttgtgtAGGAATAAGGGCTGGGTAAGGGTAAAGGTATGAAACGTTATTGGTTGAAAGGTGTTGGAGCccagtttattaattattaacttcttttaatttatattataagcaTATTTATTATAACCCTGTAATTACCTCAGGAAGGAAGGTTTCTTAAATTCAAACTGCTGGACAGTAagattaaagtttttatttcctTCTCTTTGGCCAGTGCTATATTTGTAAATGTCTATTTAAGGAGTGGTGGCAAATCCAACAGTCACAGATTATGTCATACAATATAAATCCACAGTATGGTTATAATGTtatcttttgttaatttttaactgCATTATGTAGTTGACTTTGTCTTAATGGATGTAATTGCAGTGTCATTGTGTTTCCGATTCTGATTTTCTTGTGTAAATGGTAATCTTGCACCATGGAACTACAGAATAAATTAAGTAGCATTTAGAATATGCTGGTATAGTATAATCACATTAAGAAGTTAACACCAACAAGTAGCATATGATGTCAAATATTTAATGGCACAAAAATAGAAACATGGCAGTTTATTTTAGGACTCATTTGGTCAAATATTCAGCCTGCTATTTTTGattatatgattattaaaatgcttgAAATATTATAAGAAAACCAGTAGAAAGAGAAATCCTTCAGGCAGAGATTTTTAGAATATTTCCATTTGTGCTCATAAAACTAAGCCTGCCTAATCCATACaatacatgtttaaattatttccattaaaaGCAATAATCATTTTACAGACTTTAAATATCAAAGGCAATTGTGCTTTCACTTCTTCATTTCCCAGTCTTTACTGtttctgttttgtcttttgaACCAAATATGGCTGCAGCAGCAGCAAGAACTCCAAAAGTAGCTGCTGCAGCAAGACCAACTCCAACACCAATCTCCACCGCTTTCCGCACCTATGAGAATGGGCagatattattcaaattaattcacTGTATGATAAGCTTAGCACACATAACAGAAACAATTAGCACATGCCACTATGCTCAGTGGCACATCAGCTGACCCTTCCGGTTTTCGCTGACATGTGCCGATGATTGTCGCTGAACGTCACCGTTTGTTATTTCTTATTGcgtaatactataaaatattttttttaaatattaaagccATAGATGAGATACATTAttttggattaaagcatctgctaaatgactaaaggtaaatgtaaatgtaaagtgcGCTGGCCAGTGTTATACTGATGAAGCTGCAGTACATATATGACAggacaaatattaaaacacatgAAGAAGCCTAATGGTTGTTGTAAGTAAATTAACTCTAAGCTAAATAATTAATCCTATGTTTGACAGAAACTAATCATCAATTAAATATCGTTCTGCTGTTAAGTATGTGTGTTACACAGTGTAGATTATACTCCAGCTGACAGCAGCAGTGACACTGCCGAAAAGTATATTCACTACTTCACACTATGACTTCTTTGATGTTCAAACCGTACCTGGCAGGACTGTGGTTTTCCGTATCTCAACTCTGTAACAAAGTGCTCACAGTTCTTTCTAAAGACACAATATGTAAGTTCTTTTCCTAAAAATCTGTGTGCATCCCGTAGAATCTCTCGAACAGGACGTGGCTCATATTTCTCATCCAGAAGATTGTTGATACAGTAATCATTATTCCCAACTACTTCATAAAGTTCCTCTTTCTTCACTGTGGCTTTTTCACATAATACTGACATCATACTGTAGGGTCCAGCTTGAGCATCTTCAGCTGTAGAAAAAgacaaggaaaagaaaaaactgtCTGTAAAACGCTCAATCTTTACATGTCATTCATCAGACTAGAGGTCAATTCAAAAGACACTGACAAACAGTGTCACTCGGGTGAAAACAAACCTGACCAATGCCGACAGACAAAACCCAACAAACATGTTTGTTGGCttttgtctgtgttgtgtttCAGACTGAATGCCAGTTGGTCTCAATAGACCTCATTTGAGGCATGTAAAATACTCACAGGGTGGTGCCAGGTGAATCACATAACCTTCACCAACATAAATAGCCCAGTGCTGGTATAAGCCTCGGGAGATTTCAATGAGGTCTCCGGGCTCTGGCTTTTTCTCGTACTAGGAAACAAAATCAGatgttgtattttataaaaaaaaaaaaaaatgttaaagagcCATTTAGATTGACAATAATATCATACTGTTTGACTTAAACAACCAGATAGACTACTATTGCGCGTATGAATagataaaaagacaaagaaaatgaaagtgtgcttgcttgagtttttttttttttttgcctaaatgtaaatgtgcaaatACATATGCTCTTGATATAACTCTTTGGCTTTGAATACAAAATCCTGTCttatacttttttaaacactCTCACTTTAATAGACCTTGTGCAATAAACACTGTGCAATGGTACCAAACACTACAGTTTCCTCAATAACAATAGCACTAAAATGATCTATtcaattttaatgttacatttcagTCTTTCAGGTCgtttcagattattaaaatacatttaccttTGTCGATGCCATGGCAACCCCAAAACACTGCTCTTCTTGTTTTCACTCAAATAATCCTAAAAGAGACACATAAGACGACATTTAGACCTGGTTCTACATGGTATTAAGAGGCATTTTTTGTGATCACAAATTAATCTTTACTGTTATATTTATGTATGCCGTTTATTTAGGCTACCTATACAATGACTTTTAAATGGCAACAAATATTGTGCGACATATTCTGGAAATTACATTAATCACGTTTCTATTTAAGAGAATAATAGGTTGGAGCAacgggaataaaaaaaaaaaccccaacaacaTCAGGTTGCAGGATCAAGTTGATAAGTCGACGtcttgcaaaacaaacaaacaaataaacaatccaGGCTTCCATGGTCTTCATGCCGTAATCGAGATCGTAAGTGACCCTGTGGTCTTATAAAACTAATCAATCATACTTACAAATAATGTTTGTGTCGGTGAGCTACGAACCGTGTATTCGTGTCTGAAGCAAAAATAACATCACTAGACTAAACTAACCAGCTGGTGGTAACGTATTCCAAACAGCAGGTTGTGACATACCCGGATATGTCTGAGGACAAGCGAGCAGATAACCTCAGCTTTCGGTTCCACAATCGGAGGTTACTTTCAGGGCATGTAAGGGACCATAGCAGGCCTGGCGCCAGAGGGGGCCCCCCACGGATATCTGTGAACCCCCTTCGGACCGAGGGGGACGCTCGGACTTGAGTTTAGCGTGTATTTACTGATTCAGCTGCCTGCTGTTGCTTCTGCTTACTTTTAGATGGAAAAGCTGCCCATAACCTCTTCTTCGTAATAATAGCATAACTAAATAGATTTGGCACACAATCCAGTGTATCTTCTTCTTTGGAAAGCGTCAAATGATTTTACGATGCATTTTCGCAGAggtgagcaatgtagccaatcacagacatgtttgttgatttctaaaacgcagtggccaatcagaggcgtttcgGTTGGACTCCACGCACGCTCCGCTCCAGTCACCGGTTGTTTGTCTAGTGCTGAGTTCTGTCATGCTCGTATCAACTATAACACTTTACAATGGTTCGATTAGTTACCCATCTGCAATTAAAGACAGCAACTTATCTTTCTAAAGTCGTATTTcatatgttacaaaaacagccttCTTCCACCTCAGAAACATTGCTAAGCTACGGAACGTGTtatctgtttctgatgcagaaaagctagttcatgcattcatggcGTCTCGActagattactgtaatgcactACTAGCTGGTTgccctgcatcctcaataaacaagctacagttagtccaaaatgcagctgctagagttCTTATCAGGTCAAGAAAAATATTGCCATAGTACCCCAATTTGATCATCTCTACACTcgttacctattaagttccgtattgatttcaaaatattgctacTGACCAAGGCACTAAATGGTTAATCTCCTGTATATTTAACTGAATTTGGTAAAGATGAAACTGTAAAACTCAATTAATTAGACAGGCTTTTTGATTAATGAAacttaatttaaccattaaaacagagtataggaaaatgaaaatggaaaaaaaattaatttcgaaataaaatgaatttcatAGTCccctataattataattattttttttttgtggcaataAAATAGATGTAATtgaacaatagcctttaaaattactttaaatacatatataatagcaatgaagcaataataattatttcaaataaagtatcaaaagcaaTAAATTATATGGTTTTACTgaacaaaattgttaaaatacaTAGTGCATTATAAACAAAAGAGCTAATGTACATTACGCATTACAACAAAGGCTTGCAGGGGCGCCAACGACCTGACCATTGTTTTTTACACATTACTGTGCGATCTAAAACTTGTTGACCAAGCACCATTTCATTCAAATGTCtacttaatctttaatatttggccatttcTTTAGGACAGAAGCGCTATAACCACTGTAATTAAATGAATATGTGGACATCAAAACGTGTCAACTCAGAATGAGggtttgagcttttattttgaacctGCGAGATAAttatgtattctcctgtgtttgcGTGGATTTATCACTGATTTACCTTTCAAAACTGATGAAATTGTGCACGTTGCGTTCAGATGAACGTTATAATAAACCCAAACTCACAACTAGGGGTGTAAACAACTAGGggttcgtcacgatacgatatgatatcgattctcatacccagcgatacaaTATTTTCCGATACCCCCAAAAAATCTTCGatacgattcgattcgatacaggagtatatcgatcgatatatcgatattttgatattttatatctattttaaacaaccatctacatttttattaactcatctgaaaattttacattctgtacctcagttgggacattcacaacaaaaaaataggcctacacatttggttgtctgtgtgcgtgcgcacgcttcagatgtgtgcgctgaaaacttctcacacagcgctcgaatgttccaccaacaatcccgagcgtcttttatgcttcaccttgtgccttcaggcaagggcagtccttatatcgagtcctgatacgcgagttttgagcgagaatgcacgcgttggcggtaatgcatagacggacattatgtgaaaatgtggacagtgccaaataaggtgcctatttatactacagatatctatattttacgtgtggcatcgatgcatcgtatcgtcagacatcgtattgatgtatcgatccatatcgatgaatcgttacacccctactcaCAACAacatgcagagatggagtttgagACGCTccacacatataaataataacagtttCCGTGGACGCGCTTccaagatggtgacggcccgctccgcccactttgagcttcaaaaacgctcttcagaaaactacgggtgacgtccttgtttttatacagtctattgTAGTAACCCAACAACTTTAAATTGGGTAGgcctactgcaaaaacatgaaaaaataattcatatattatttgttaagatgtgtaaatagaggtctacacaacaaagaccaacaaatgaagatcatGTGAACTGAAagttcaatttacattaaataatcatatgttaatcattagCTAATGTTTAGTAAATTCATTagaaaacattaacaagaacattatctcatatttctagctatgtgaatatgtATTAACAATGatctgttaaacattatataatgtttgttaatgatttataaattaaagttattattacagtgttaccaaaaaaataactatagtctgataacaattatatattttaaaatgtaatgtagcCCTAATCTAATTTAAGCTGCGACAttaagtgtccaacattccacaccgTTTCATCATGCTCTCCTGTGTCTATGGTTGATACTTTTAAACCACGTGTTTTACAGCTAGTCCAGCGTTAGGTTGTGCCCCCTCCCCCTACTATGAACAGATAAATATAGAGAAAGAAAGGGAAGGTGCGCTTGCGGTTTTGTTAACTTAGCATAAACGTAAAAACATTTTGGAGAGGTATCTAGCTCTTTCTTTTGGCTTATACAGCGATAAACAGCTTATTAAATAGTTGCACTCTTTCGCCTAACATCCATATTAGATCGTAGGCGCTACATAATAAATACTTGTATGTGCATCAACAGAAAACAGCACAGACTGAAAGAACGATCCTGAAATGCAAGAATTCATATCGGTAAAGATTAAAATAGAGATCGATATTTACCCGGGATTTAGAATTCACACTGACATGGGTAAAATCATTAAAgagtgaatgtgaaattattattttaaaaatgaagttgATACTTAAAAGTTACAGAGAGATAAACAATACAAGATTTATGGTTTTTACATGGGAAATGAAACATTGAAATATCTTGTatgcaataagataaaaaatcaagctttgtccacaaaactggaaaacTTTCTAAATGTATATAAGCAGAAGGCGATTTTAGAAAGAAGAATTTAAaagatgacaaaataaataaataaagaattaggGAGAACCAATAAATTCTaagtaatttattgttattgtgtgaataatatgtaataacgtaattaataaaaaagtaactgtagtctgattaagagcattttaaaattaatataatctaattacaggtacttaatttttggaatctgaataCATGGTCTAGATtatatgtaatcagttactgaccAACACTGCTTGTGAGTTTTGTCCATTTCGAGTTCAAAGCGAtcctcacaaacactgcagtaaAGTGGCGAGCTAAAGTGAGCACACGCAAGGATAGTTTAGGTGGAACTTATGGAGGAAATCCTCAAGAAATGAATGTCCATTGCTGTTTAATTTTGATGTGATATATTTAAGTCCATATTTGATCAAATGTGTACACTTTGGCTTTAAGTCTCATCCTATGTTAAGCATGAACAGTCAACGTGGACTCGGTGAAGAGGGGGGCCAGTGGGGTGGCCATGCCATGTTTTGGCATACTGGAATGATTGAAAAAGATATGGGTGATTGAAAGATGTGAAGGATACACCTGATGCATCCTTCTAAACAGGCCGAGTGAAGGACACAAAACATAGACTGCCTACTATGGATCTTTCAAATTGAGATGTCCTTCGAAGGAGCTTGAGGACATGGCAGCCTAGAAATTCAGCCTTACTAGGGTGCGTCTTTCCGGTGGTGCTTCAAGATGCCACTGTATTCAGCTTTCTAGATTTTGGTTATAATAGACAGTTCTAAAAGTCTAGTAGAAAAATCtggtagaaaaataaatgtgaaagacaaaaatatataaaatagaagaACAAGAAAGAAGAGATTTATCAGTGGACTATGGACACATTGCTTTATTGAGTTACCTTACACCACAATAGATTTACAttctattagaaaaaaaagttttataaagcTCATAAAGCTAAGGCTGccaagttttttacatttaagtttaatGGTTTATCTcagttaaagttaataaaaagtaacaaacaaTTTACTTGCTTTAAATAATCCAGTACTTTTAGATCTTCATTTCTCACTGTTCATTGTGTCTGCTTCTCTTTGTCTTTTGAACCAAGAAAGACTGAAACAGCGTAAGCAATGCTAAGGAAGCCGAGCCCTGCACCAGCCCCTGCAGCCAAAGTCCTCACTGCATCTTGCACCTATTAGAAGAAACAgaaattatctttattaattcATTGTGTGAAAAGTTGTTGCTTTTGTGACCTTAAgcctgtaataaattattttaaaatattttaccataAACAGCCCTGTAATACAGTGGTTTgcatttttgagacatttatgAGTATTATAATTGAGTTACAGTACTTGTGTGAATGATCTCAGTATACCAGGTCATGCCAAACAACTGTACCTGGCGCGATTCTGGTTTTCCGTATCTCAGCTCTGTAACAAAGTGCTCACAGTTCTTTGTAATCACACTATATGGACGTTCTTTTCCCAAAAAACTGTGTGCATCCCTTAGAATCGCTCGAACAGGACGTGGCTTATATTTCTCATCCAAAAGGTTGTTGATACGATAATCATTATTGCCAACTACTTCATAAAGTTGTTCTTTTTTCACTGTGGCTCTTTCGTGTAGTACTGACATGATACTGCTGGCCCCAGCATGAGCATGTTCAGCTGTAGAGAAAGAAATGGAAAAGAAAGTTCAATGCGAGTTAAGCTCAATATCATTTGAGGCATGTAAAATACTCACAGGGTGGTGCCAGGTGAATCACATAACCTTCACCAACATAAATAGCCCAGTGCTGGTATAAGCCTCGGGAGATTTCAATGAGGTCTCCGGGCTCTGGCTTTTTCTCGTACTAGGAAACAATATCAGgcgtaatatttaaaaataaataaataaataggcctactaCAGAGCCAATTAATCTgtcaacaaaatgtaatattagcCTATAatgtttaactgaaataaagcaacACCACTGCACTTGTGAATAGGCCAGATAGAATCAAGAAAGTGAAACTGTACACAAAGACATACAGTATAACCGTTTCAGAGAGAGGGTTATAGCCACGTATCCTGTTGCCTTAGAGAACAACATGCACTGcacttttgtagttttttttttaaagtctctctctctctggtaccGTAATATTGCTTAGTGACAGACCTAAAAAATTAAGGGTACAGTGCAATAGTACCAAACAGTCAGCTTATATGACAACAGCACAAAAATATCTATTTGCTATGTAATGTGAGCTTTCATTCTTTCCATTAGTTTGaggtcattaaaatatttacctTGGCCATTGCAACCtcaaactttcacttttttcatccTATTAGAAACACATAACAAAACAAGTTTTATGTGAAAATTTAAATCTCTATGTCAAGGAACACATTCTCTAAATtacataaatcacattttatccCATTCTATCgtaaataaattcatttgaatCATCGGAAATAGCCTAAACATGGTAAGAGCGACACCTCGGTCTTCCTAAAATTAACTATCAAACAAAGTTTGCGCTCTATGATCCATGCTTTGAGCAAGGTATTAATTTCATAATCGATGTGGTCTTAAGTAATTAGGATATTATACTTACAAGTACGTCGCAGGGATGCTTTTTCTAAAGTGAAATCAAAAACTAGGCTACGTCGCGGTCCTCGACCAATCAGATATATTCAGTGCAGATAGAGACGCCCTTACGAACAGAGACTTATTAGACTTACAGAGACAGACAGGGTGGAGTTGGAAACTTTTCCGGTGTTGGACAAGCAATTCTCATAACAGTTCACGCAACTCACTGTGATCTCATAAATAAGCgaataaaactttacatttagaaACATACAGTGTGTGATATAAAATTAACCAAGCAAACCGAACAGTGTGGAATGTAGAACAAAACCCGAGATTAAAGTTCAGGGTTTACTCCTGGGTTGCCAATTTCAACTGTGAAAAGCGCAAACTGGAGAAAGAGAGTTTTCTCTCATTATAACATGGACAAACACCTCATTTTACACGGATTTGCCCAGGAGAATGCGTTAACAATACTCCTAAACTACAGAGGGCGATAAGTGTAGCCAACTCGTAATCTTTCTTCTGTCATAAGAATACACGAGAGCTTCCGCTTTCTAGTGCATCGTTCATTGTAACGGTGTTGAAACTGGTAAAAGTTGCAAATGTTGCACCTTTCCCCCTAACTTTTCGCCATTGTAGTAGTAGTTTTTTTATGTAGATGAAATATTGTGCATGGAGTATTTGGCATAAGCACATAAACGA
Encoded here:
- the LOC109101549 gene encoding phospholipase A and acyltransferase 3-like; the protein is MASTKYEKKPEPGDLIEISRGLYQHWAIYVGEGYVIHLAPPSEDAQAGPYSMMSVLCEKATVKKEELYEVVGNNDYCINNLLDEKYEPRPVREILRDAHRFLGKELTYCVFRKNCEHFVTELRYGKPQSCQVRKAVEIGVGVGLAAAATFGVLAAAAAIFGSKDKTETVKTGK
- the LOC109101550 gene encoding phospholipase A and acyltransferase 3-like, whose protein sequence is MAKYEKKPEPGDLIEISRGLYQHWAIYVGEGYVIHLAPPSEHAHAGASSIMSVLHERATVKKEQLYEVVGNNDYRINNLLDEKYKPRPVRAILRDAHSFLGKERPYSVITKNCEHFVTELRYGKPESRQVQDAVRTLAAGAGAGLGFLSIAYAVSVFLGSKDKEKQTQ